The following proteins are co-located in the Flectobacillus major DSM 103 genome:
- a CDS encoding DUF7668 domain-containing protein, with the protein MNIEMIKKVIRELLESLIEGHFEQVFKKDFVKKISIEDIKDEILAYPGVLTLPPIEKLNNLDLYDTNFENQLWVDIPLWFNNEESDLTLSCLVYNIDNEYHYSIEDIHVL; encoded by the coding sequence ATGAACATAGAAATGATTAAAAAAGTGATTAGGGAGTTGCTAGAATCTCTAATAGAAGGACATTTTGAACAAGTCTTTAAGAAAGATTTTGTAAAAAAAATATCAATTGAAGATATAAAAGATGAAATTTTAGCATATCCAGGAGTATTGACTCTTCCTCCAATTGAAAAACTAAACAATTTAGATTTATATGATACCAATTTTGAGAACCAACTTTGGGTTGACATTCCTCTTTGGTTTAACAATGAGGAAAGCGATCTAACGTTGAGTTGTTTAGTATATAATATTGATAATGAATATCATTACTCTATTGAGGATATTCATGTACTTTAG
- a CDS encoding DUF4113 domain-containing protein translates to MQVLDAINHSNGRNKLKLAAQGFDRT, encoded by the coding sequence ATGCAAGTATTGGATGCCATAAACCATTCGAATGGAAGAAACAAGTTGAAGTTAGCTGCTCAGGGTTTTGATAGAACATAG
- a CDS encoding methyltransferase → MTNLTNLHKEIGTAKDNRTSPIHDWYRFTAGFSYKLVDKIILEEKLNSKSVIFESFAGCGTTLVSAQKHSIPAVGNEGQELLIDIINAKLNWNVSLDNLDFHFRELFKLINDFSKSYTYHKLLESLYTKENLFQLYVIKDYINSIDSDVRIFLKLALTQTLHKVSIHPIAIPYISRSKYLKSELNAYATFCITAQKMIVDLEKFRGIERSSFVYHQDSRLLNPSIPDNHCSICITSPPYLNNLDYGEVSKVCSHFYGITDTWNDITENVRKNLVTGATTHYKDDDFEFAKWIEQDFYLQNKQIVDELLPDIQRIKEISYTKKGKKSFDLLALYYFEDMYRVLVEMRRVLKPRSKAFLVLGDSAPYGIYIDTTKILGEIALNIGFENYEIVKIRERGTKWTSLKHRHSLTLSENILILR, encoded by the coding sequence ATGACGAACCTTACGAATCTACACAAGGAAATTGGAACAGCTAAAGATAATAGAACAAGTCCGATACACGATTGGTATAGATTTACGGCAGGATTCTCGTACAAGTTAGTAGATAAGATAATTTTAGAAGAGAAGCTAAATAGCAAATCTGTTATATTTGAGAGTTTTGCAGGATGCGGAACAACTTTGGTATCTGCTCAGAAACATAGTATACCTGCGGTAGGAAATGAGGGCCAAGAATTATTGATTGACATTATAAATGCAAAATTAAATTGGAATGTTTCTCTGGATAATCTGGATTTTCACTTTCGTGAGTTATTCAAACTTATAAACGATTTTTCTAAGAGTTATACTTATCATAAACTTTTAGAATCTCTGTACACAAAAGAAAATTTATTTCAACTTTATGTTATTAAAGATTACATAAATTCTATTGATTCAGATGTAAGAATTTTTCTTAAGTTGGCACTTACTCAAACCTTACATAAGGTTAGTATTCATCCAATAGCAATACCTTATATTTCAAGGAGCAAATATCTTAAAAGTGAGCTAAACGCATACGCGACGTTTTGTATAACTGCTCAGAAAATGATAGTCGACCTTGAAAAGTTTAGAGGTATCGAAAGGAGTTCGTTCGTGTATCACCAAGATTCGAGATTATTAAACCCAAGTATACCTGATAATCATTGCTCAATTTGTATAACGTCTCCTCCTTACCTAAATAATTTGGACTATGGGGAGGTATCTAAAGTTTGTTCACATTTTTATGGAATTACAGATACATGGAATGATATTACAGAAAATGTCAGAAAAAATCTAGTAACAGGTGCGACAACACACTATAAAGACGATGATTTTGAATTTGCAAAATGGATTGAGCAAGATTTTTATCTTCAGAATAAGCAAATTGTAGATGAGTTATTGCCTGATATTCAAAGAATAAAAGAAATTAGTTATACTAAGAAAGGTAAAAAATCATTTGATTTACTAGCTCTGTATTATTTTGAGGATATGTATAGGGTTTTGGTGGAAATGAGGCGTGTTTTAAAGCCTAGAAGTAAGGCTTTTTTGGTTTTGGGTGACTCTGCTCCTTACGGTATTTATATTGATACCACTAAAATTCTAGGAGAGATTGCTTTGAATATAGGTTTTGAAAACTATGAAATTGTTAAAATTAGAGAAAGAGGTACAAAATGGACATCTCTAAAACACAGGCACAGTTTGACTTTATCGGAAAATATATTGATTTTACGCTAG